Proteins from one Mercurialis annua linkage group LG7, ddMerAnnu1.2, whole genome shotgun sequence genomic window:
- the LOC126657223 gene encoding uncharacterized protein LOC126657223: protein MAEGRNRITEIKSVTKSFKAGIVENERKRKSSAKEAKAGSERSRLPLLKREFDFRLHGITADQIKLRMFPFSLRDKASIWLHSLPNESIHNWRELAQAFLNKYFPHGKTTKLTKDILEFVQFEGESLHEAWERFKDLQRSVPHHRLNREHVIQIFYDGTNVTTRATIDAASGGSLMQKTYEEALELVEKLAMVSSTWGPMERRAPPTQKSLMTLDQVREMESIKAANASLQAQVDALKKQVAPMQRNAPVAYVQVGWQGNAQGPNQAGPSFQGGNRPPQQQGNYHHNQGHGNNAGARPQHPPGFQPQRNMDEGNMLAKLMDELREMKQLQKNQAATNQMLETQISQLAINLQALI from the exons ATGGCGGAGGGGAGGAACAGAATTACA gAAATCAAGAGCGTTACGAAGAGTTTTAAGGCCGGAATAGTGGAAAATGAGCGGAAGCGGAAGTCGAGTGCGAAAGAAGCTAAAGCCGGAAGCGAAAGAAGTCGACTCCCCCTTCTGAagag GGAATTTGATTTtcgt cttcatgggataacggcGGACCAAATTAAACTTCGGATGTTCCCTTTTTCCTTGAGGGACAAGGCTAGCATTTGGTTGCATTCTCTACCTAATGAGTCCATTCACAATTGGAGGGAGTTGGCTCAAGCCTTCCTTaacaaatatttccctcatggcaAGACTACAAAGTTGACTAAAGACATACTTGAGTTTGTCCAATTTGAAGGAGAATCACTTCATGAAGCATGGGAGCGGTTCAAGGATTTACAACGAAGTGTACCCCATCATCGGCTCAATAGAGAGCATGTTATACAAATCTTCTATGATGGGACAAATGTCACTACCCGAGCTACTATCGATGCGGCTTCGGGGGGTTCGCTTATGCAAAAGACCTACGAGGAAGCCCTTGAATTGGTGGAGAAATTGGCCATGGTTAGTAGTACTTGGGGTCCTATGGAAAGAAGAGCACCACCTACTCAAAAGTCACTCatgactcttgatcaagtgAGGGAGATGGAGTCCATAAAAGCCGCAAATGCTTCGCTTCAAGCTCAAGTGGATGCTCTCAAGAAACAAGTCGCTCCTATGCAAAGAAACGCTCCggtggcttatgttcaagtaggtt ggcaaggcaatgctcaagggcCTAATCAAGCGGGTCCAAGCTTCCAAGGTGGAAATAGACCTCCCCAACAACAAGGAAATTACCATCACAATCAAGGTCATGGCAACAATGCGGGTGCTAGACCTCAACATCCTCCCGGGTTTCAACCTCAAAGAAACATGGATGAAGGGAATATGCTTGCTAAGTTGATGGATGAGCTTAGAGAGATGAAGCAACTTCAAAAGAATCAAGCCGCCACTAATCAAATGCTTGAGACTCAAATCTCTCAACTTGCTATCAATCTTCAAg CATTAAtttga